From Penicillium psychrofluorescens genome assembly, chromosome: 1, one genomic window encodes:
- a CDS encoding uncharacterized protein (ID:PFLUO_001701-T1.cds;~source:funannotate), which yields MASITGLRGLNPPPPSNNTVRVRMVDTKSFMSLHAFSFVKPVMPGHERMSVTTVAFLIENERLGKKAMFDLGTRKDYWNCPPFTLTRIEAAIPGVRIEKDVTEILQEKGMKLSEINDIIWSHSHWDHMGSPHLFPTTTNLCYGKGTGPFPTYPENQSSNLSAEDFANRKCREVDCSDLHIGPFPAHDFYGDGSLYLLDTPGHWPGHICALARTTPDTFLFLGGDICHFAGDFRPTEDIPLPDTIPGDALRHSKKYPAHCPCEFFAAHHPQLRTSKSSVDTKSTPFYELSTHAHSTYKFPDVAAVTTERMQKHFDSDPNVLVCLAHDSALLDHLPTFNEHPDQDINDWKKLGMKDKCHWGWLGELPRYNEDGTVLGPGNREKPIVDGLWKNGDRVDSLRS from the exons ATGGCTAGCATAACCGGACTGAGGGGCCTCAACCCTCCCCCGCCGTCAAATAACACCGTTCGCGTGCGCATGGTAGACACAAAATCTTTCATGTCTCTTCATGCGTTTTCATTTGTCAAGCCCGTCATGCCGGGCCATGAGAGGATGAGCGTGACAAcggtggccttcttgatTGAGAACGAGAGACTGGGCAAGAAAGCCATGTTCGATCTCGGGACTCGAAAGGATTACTGGAACTGTCCTCCGTTTACACTGACGAGGATCGAAGCGGCTATACCTGGTGTCCGAATTGAGAAAGACGTGACCGAAATCCTGCAAGAGAAGGGAATGAAACTGAGTGAGATAA ACGATATTATCTGGTCACACAGCCACTGGGACCATATGGGAAGTCCGCATTTGTTCCCCACTACAACGAATCTATGCTATGGAAAGGGCACGGGGCCGTTCCCAACATATCCTGAAAACCAAAGTTCCAACCTCAGTGCCGAAGACTTTGCAAACCGAAAATGTCGGGAGGTCGATTGCTCCGATTTACACATCGGACCCTTCCCAGCCCATGACTTCTACGGCGATGGGTCGTTATATCTTCTTGATACACCGGGGCACTGGCCGGGCCATATATGCGCGCTGGCCCGAACTACACCGGATacctttctctttcttggTGGCGACATCTGCCACTTTGCCGGTGACTTCAGACCCACCGAGGATATTCCACTGCCGGACACTATTCCCGGTGACGCCCTCCGACACAGCAAGAAGTATCCTGCACACTGTCCTTGCGAGTTCTTCGCCGCGCACCATCCGCAGCTCCGCACATCAAAGTCTTCGGTCGACACAAAATCGACCCCGTTCTATGAGCTCTCTACTCATGCGCACTCGACGTACAAATTTCCAGACGTCGCGGCAGTAACCACAGAAAGGATGCAGAAACATTTCGATTCCGACCCTAATGTCTTGGTCTGTCTTGCTCACGATTCAGCACTCCTAGACCATCTGCCCACCTTTAATGAACATCCTGATCAAGATATCAATGACTGGAAAAAACTGGGAATGAAAGACAAGTGCCACTGGGGTTGGCTTGGTGAATTACCGCGGTATAATGAGGACGGAACTGTACTCGGTCCAGGGAATCGGGAGAAGCCAATTGTGGATGGGCTCTGGAAGAATGGTGATCGGGTGGACTCACTTAGATCTTAA
- a CDS encoding uncharacterized protein (ID:PFLUO_001702-T1.cds;~source:funannotate), whose protein sequence is MSTPSSKDAMAMEVPGHNHIELASTGAAAGQVTPGADIENAKAIVAEEVKKYSQDDDEAMKAMADYDGPPLVLDEETNRRLLRTIDWHMLPVLCCVFGLNYLDKTTLSYASIMGIKKDINLTGSEYSWLGSIFYIGWLVWEYPTSRLLQRLPLAKYSAFCVTAWGIILAVFATVSNFQGAMAIRFLLGMFEAASMPAFALISSQWYTVHEHNLRAGLWISANGWGQIIGGLVAYGILRRISEVDASIAGWKLIFIATGCFTTCIGILFFYIIPDSQLNCRWLNQRDRLLAIQRVRENEQGIGNRHFKWYQFKEAIFDPLTWALVAYGVLSDIPNGGLTNFFSQLIVGFGYTSQQSLLYGIPGGAMMA, encoded by the exons ATGAGCACACCGTCTAGCAAAGATGCGATGGCGATGGAAGTGCCCGGTCATAATCATATCGAGCTTGCCTCGACTGGGGCCGCAGCAGGCCAGGTAACCCCTGGGGCAGACATCGAGAATGCAAAAGCGatcgtggccgaggaggtAAAGAAATACTCGcaagatgacgacgaagcCATGAAGGCCATGGCGGACTATGATGGCCCGCCATTGGtcctggatgaagagacaAATAGAAGACTTCTGCGCACGATTGACTGGCATATGTTACCTGTTCT ATGCTGTGTCTTTGGTTTGAATTATCTCGACAAAACGACTCTGTCATACGCCAGTATTATGGGAATTAAGAAGGATATTAATCTCACAGGAAGCGAATATTCCTGGCTTGGGTCGATCTTTTACATTGGATGGTTGGTCTGGGAG TATCCCACAAGCCGCCTTCTACAACGGCTACCATTGGCGAAATATTCTGCTTTTTGCGTGACAGCCTGGGGTATTATTCTTGCTGTTTTTGCAACTGTCTCAAATTTCCAAGGTGCAATGGCAATCCGATTCCTCTTGGGAATGTTTGAAGCTGCCAGCATGCCGGCTTTCGCGCTAATCTCGTCTCAATGGTATACTGTGCATGAACACAACCTCCGCGCCGGACTGTGGATCAGTGCAAATGGCTGGGGTCAAATAATAGGTGGACTAGTGGCGTACGGTATCTTGCGGCGCATCTCCGAAGTAGACGCGTCCATTGCTGGATGGAAGCTCATCTTCATTGCGACTGGTTGCTTCACG ACCTGCATTGGaattctcttcttctacatTATCCCCGACTCCCAACTAAACTGCCGCTGGCTTAACCAGCGCGACAGGCTCCTAGCCATCCAGCGAGTACGCGAGAACGAACAGGGCATTGGAAACCGGCATTTCAAGTGGTACCAATTCAAGGAAGCAATTTTTGATCCATTAACCTGGGCTTTGGTTGCCTACGGGGTTCTCTCTGATATACCAAACGGCGGACTCACCAACTTTTTCAGCCAACTGATCGTGGGATTCGGATACACATCCCAACAAAGTCTGCTCTACGGCATTCCCGGCGGAGCAATG ATGGCGTGA